In the Pseudomonas sp. DTU_2021_1001937_2_SI_NGA_ILE_001 genome, one interval contains:
- a CDS encoding carbamoyltransferase, which yields MALTILGLSGALSHDPSAALYIDGKLIAAAEEERFVRDKHAKNRMPYESAKFCLEQAGIKPSDVDVVAIPFAPISLFGKARWHYAKRYWYAPDRALDALLMGNRRYKRYRSKIVWCLEQLGFDTKKVKIEPVEHHLAHAASAYHCSGFKEKTAILGIDGKGEYATTFFGYGENGRIHKIKEFYDPDSLGGLYGAITEFLGFEMLDGEFKVMGMAPYGDASKYDFSRLASFENGELVINTELANVIGLRRYKEKGKGFYFSPKLIEWLGPKREGDVADEPYIHYAASMQALFEKLALQMMDHYLGDILKETGKIAFAGGCALNVKLNQKIIARPEVKELFVQPASGDAGTAVGAAAYVSHARGVPVEKMEHVYLGPAYSNEDVIAACARHPHAPQWRKIDDMPERIARIMVDGNPVAWFQGRMEFGPRALGGRSIIGCPSVPGVADRINEQIKFRERWRPFCPSMLDTVGPQMIKVDHPAPFMTFTFEVAEEWKTRVPEVVHEDGTSRAQVLKREYNPRYYDMMKALENLTGNGVSLNTSLNRRGEPMICSPTDALNMFYGSDLQYLIMEDILVVKDGVDPYEPRG from the coding sequence GTGGCATTGACGATCCTGGGCCTGTCCGGCGCCCTTAGCCATGACCCTTCCGCTGCCTTGTACATCGACGGCAAGCTGATTGCCGCGGCGGAAGAAGAGCGCTTCGTCCGCGACAAGCACGCAAAGAACCGCATGCCTTACGAGTCGGCGAAGTTCTGTCTGGAGCAGGCCGGCATCAAGCCTTCCGACGTTGACGTGGTGGCGATTCCCTTCGCGCCGATCAGCCTGTTCGGCAAGGCTCGCTGGCACTATGCCAAGCGTTACTGGTACGCCCCGGACCGCGCGCTCGACGCACTGTTGATGGGCAACCGCCGCTACAAGCGCTACCGCAGCAAGATCGTCTGGTGCCTGGAGCAACTGGGCTTCGACACCAAGAAGGTGAAGATCGAGCCGGTCGAGCACCACCTGGCCCACGCCGCCAGTGCCTACCATTGCTCGGGTTTCAAGGAAAAGACCGCGATCCTCGGCATCGACGGCAAGGGCGAATACGCCACTACCTTCTTCGGCTACGGCGAGAACGGCAGGATCCACAAGATCAAGGAGTTCTACGACCCGGACTCCCTGGGTGGCCTGTATGGTGCGATCACCGAGTTCCTCGGCTTCGAAATGCTCGACGGCGAGTTCAAGGTCATGGGCATGGCGCCATACGGCGACGCCAGCAAGTACGACTTCTCGCGCCTGGCGAGCTTCGAGAACGGCGAGCTGGTGATCAACACCGAACTGGCCAACGTCATCGGCCTGCGTCGCTATAAGGAGAAGGGCAAGGGCTTCTACTTCTCGCCCAAACTCATCGAGTGGCTGGGTCCCAAGCGTGAAGGTGACGTGGCCGACGAGCCATACATCCATTACGCTGCCAGCATGCAGGCACTGTTCGAGAAGCTGGCCTTGCAGATGATGGACCACTACCTGGGCGACATCCTCAAGGAAACCGGCAAGATCGCCTTCGCCGGCGGCTGCGCGCTGAACGTCAAGCTCAACCAGAAGATCATCGCCCGTCCCGAGGTCAAGGAACTGTTCGTGCAGCCGGCCTCCGGCGACGCCGGTACTGCCGTCGGTGCGGCGGCCTACGTGTCGCACGCCCGTGGCGTGCCGGTCGAGAAGATGGAACACGTCTACCTCGGCCCTGCGTACAGCAACGAAGACGTGATCGCCGCCTGCGCGCGCCATCCGCATGCGCCGCAGTGGCGCAAGATCGACGACATGCCCGAGCGCATCGCGCGGATCATGGTCGACGGCAATCCGGTGGCCTGGTTCCAGGGCCGCATGGAATTCGGCCCACGGGCCCTGGGCGGTCGCTCGATCATCGGCTGCCCGAGCGTGCCGGGCGTGGCCGACCGCATCAACGAACAGATCAAGTTCCGTGAGCGCTGGAGACCCTTCTGCCCATCGATGCTCGACACCGTCGGCCCACAGATGATAAAGGTCGACCATCCGGCGCCGTTCATGACCTTCACCTTCGAGGTCGCCGAGGAGTGGAAGACCCGCGTGCCGGAAGTCGTCCACGAAGACGGCACGTCCCGTGCCCAGGTGCTCAAGCGCGAGTACAACCCGCGCTACTACGACATGATGAAGGCGCTGGAAAACCTCACCGGCAACGGCGTGTCGCTGAACACCTCGCTGAACCGCCGTGGCGAGCCGATGATCTGCTCGCCGACCGACGCGCTGAACATGTTCTACGGCTCTGACCTGCAATACCTGATCATGGAAGACATCCTGGTCGTCAAAGACGGTGTGGACCCGTATGAGCCACGTGGCTGA
- a CDS encoding glycosyltransferase encodes MSHVAERHVLQFCHGYDGPFLDCARQYASLFAGQGYRVTTVFLTGEHDPDVIADCGSDEVLFMEYSSSAIRGLKLGAIAALRKIAASRSFEFCIAHRFKPVYIALLATRLPVIGVHHAFGDYQRGSRRLFANLFRQRLSLLGVSDAVRDDMRRSLPKWPAERIETLYNRIDVEQLQGSQFSAEDARRELQLPADAWLVGNVGRLHPDKDQATLLRGFALALPQLPADSRLVILGKGRLEQSLKDLAMELGIASQVLFLGQVPEARRYFKAFDLFALSSDHEPFGMVLLEAMVAGVPVLATACGGAKEVVEGVGVLFPLGDAEHLAQALVHLSRLDEAQRQDCAEQMLARLRERFSDHAVRKVFWHLPQVSRLVAGS; translated from the coding sequence ATGAGCCACGTGGCTGAGCGGCACGTCCTGCAGTTCTGCCACGGCTATGACGGGCCGTTCCTGGACTGCGCACGCCAGTACGCCAGCCTGTTCGCCGGCCAGGGCTACCGGGTGACCACGGTGTTCCTCACCGGCGAGCACGACCCGGACGTGATCGCTGACTGCGGCTCGGACGAAGTGTTGTTCATGGAGTACAGCTCCAGCGCCATTCGTGGCCTGAAGCTGGGCGCCATCGCTGCCTTGCGCAAGATCGCCGCCAGCCGGTCGTTCGAGTTCTGCATCGCGCACCGTTTCAAGCCGGTGTACATCGCCCTGCTGGCCACCCGCCTGCCGGTGATCGGCGTGCACCATGCCTTCGGCGACTACCAGCGCGGCAGCCGCCGGCTGTTCGCCAACCTGTTCCGCCAGCGCCTGAGCCTGCTCGGGGTGTCCGACGCGGTGCGCGACGACATGCGCAGGAGCCTGCCCAAGTGGCCGGCCGAGCGTATCGAGACGCTGTACAACCGTATCGATGTCGAGCAGCTGCAGGGCAGCCAGTTCAGTGCCGAAGACGCGCGCCGCGAGCTGCAACTGCCCGCCGATGCCTGGCTGGTCGGTAACGTGGGGCGCCTGCACCCGGACAAGGACCAGGCGACCTTGTTGCGTGGCTTCGCCCTGGCCCTGCCGCAGTTGCCGGCAGACAGCCGCCTGGTGATCCTCGGCAAGGGGCGCCTGGAGCAGTCGCTCAAGGACCTGGCCATGGAGCTGGGTATCGCCTCGCAGGTGCTGTTCCTCGGCCAGGTGCCCGAGGCACGGCGCTACTTCAAGGCGTTCGACCTGTTCGCCCTCAGCTCCGATCACGAGCCGTTCGGCATGGTGCTGCTGGAGGCCATGGTCGCCGGGGTGCCGGTGCTGGCCACCGCCTGCGGTGGCGCCAAGGAGGTGGTGGAAGGCGTCGGCGTGCTGTTCCCGCTCGGTGATGCCGAGCACCTGGCCCAGGCCCTGGTGCACCTGTCGAGGCTCGACGAGGCGCAGCGTCAGGACTGTGCCGAACAGATGCTGGCGCGCCTGCGCGAACGCTTCTCCGATCATGCGGTGCGCAAGGTGTTCTGGCACCTGCCGCAGGTCAGCCGTCTGGTCGCGGGGTCCTGA
- a CDS encoding GNAT family N-acetyltransferase, whose amino-acid sequence MLNLFQGWRERGWSLSDAHTYRQAWERHGGSVATHPDVVARLSELAGIPVRYLSWEQGGQLQGAIATWGRCLALDKNELKRRGSKGLFDLGNAEIILPLAEGAEAAVRHTGRYLSTLNQGRVATLKPQAESLAMAREPEDLSKKFRYNQRRELRLLEEAGGTVHAVSEFDSATLARMYCELFERRWGFAATGAERMAEVLGLLRDWLIGSVLFLEGRPIAIQLIYRVEAPDWVSVEYVNGGVDPDTKAFSPGSVLSFINTQSAWESARALNKPLRFSFGRADREYKERWCNPVPVFQV is encoded by the coding sequence ATGCTCAACCTGTTTCAGGGCTGGCGCGAACGCGGCTGGTCGCTCAGCGATGCACACACCTACCGACAAGCCTGGGAACGCCATGGCGGCAGCGTGGCCACTCACCCCGACGTGGTGGCGCGGCTTTCCGAACTGGCCGGCATTCCGGTGCGCTACCTGAGCTGGGAGCAGGGCGGCCAGCTGCAGGGCGCCATTGCGACCTGGGGCCGTTGCCTGGCCCTGGACAAGAACGAACTCAAGCGGCGCGGCAGCAAAGGCTTGTTCGACCTCGGCAACGCCGAAATCATCCTGCCCCTGGCCGAAGGTGCCGAGGCCGCCGTGCGCCACACCGGACGCTACCTGTCGACGCTCAACCAGGGGCGGGTGGCGACCCTCAAGCCCCAGGCCGAGTCGCTGGCCATGGCCCGCGAGCCCGAAGACCTGTCCAAGAAATTCCGCTACAACCAGCGTCGTGAACTGCGTCTGCTCGAAGAGGCCGGTGGCACGGTGCATGCGGTCAGCGAGTTCGACAGCGCCACCCTGGCGCGCATGTACTGCGAGCTGTTCGAGCGGCGCTGGGGCTTCGCGGCCACCGGTGCCGAGCGCATGGCCGAGGTGCTTGGCCTGTTGCGTGACTGGCTGATCGGCTCGGTGCTGTTCCTCGAAGGCCGTCCGATTGCCATTCAGCTGATCTACAGGGTCGAAGCGCCAGACTGGGTCAGCGTCGAGTACGTCAACGGTGGCGTAGACCCCGACACCAAGGCCTTCAGCCCTGGCAGCGTATTGAGCTTCATCAACACCCAGAGCGCCTGGGAAAGCGCCCGGGCCCTGAACAAACCGTTGCGCTTCTCGTTCGGCCGTGCCGACCGCGAGTACAAGGAACGTTGGTGCAACCCCGTACCGGTATTCCAGGTTTGA